CCATTCTTCCATAAGTGCATATCCATCTAGCAAATGTTGCTGACTGTGTTTTGAGCTGCAGCTCTCCTACAAAAGGTACAGCCAGATCCACTGTGTAATGGAACGCCTGCAAGTGCACGCATTTGTGTGCACATGGCTGGCTTCCTGATATCTATTTCAGAAGCCAGTGCAAAATAGGCAGTTACATAGTGCATGAATACACTTCATTAAGCAGGATAGAAGCAGCTTCAATAATATGTAATTGTAGTGGGGTCTACACTTTCGTACAAGAATAGGGGCAATACAGATTCACAAGAGTATCcctattttcatttgtgaaatgaTAAGAGTATGTATATCAGAACGTACAAGGGTGTCATACTGGGATCCCATGTTCCCCCAGCAGTAATGTCAAAAATGCAATTAAGGTCAGTAGAAGAAAGAGGAGCAGTGTAGCAAGGACAGAGCCCTCCACAAATTCCCAAGCAATGTGTGTGAGTTGCAGCTATCTTAGAACAACCGGATCCAATTTGAGATTAAACACCACCCAACCATCTATATTAACCGAGCACAGAATTCACCAATCAGAATGTGGGGACATCAGAACATAGACATGATATTGTGGATCTCCTCGCCTCTCCCATACACAATGCCCTAGCAGGCCACCAGGAAGAGTCCACAGTCTAGAACTTATCCCATCACAAGCCTCCATACGGCAAAGGTTATGACAGAAGGCAGCAGCttgataaactttattacagtctttgaccagtacagaagcatggAGAAAGGAACAATGTCACACCCAtgcaacaatatagcaacaacatAGTTTTAAGACTATACAGTGACATAGTAAATTATTCCACTACATTAGTCATTAGGTGTTgctgtatattcattgctattaaacagaatttagccaTGTTATAAGTAATGCTGGCTTGATGGTATGACAAGAGAAATGAGATATAtacttcatctcctctgcctggtatgtccttaatcaagggtaaaattaacaactcaCATGATAACACATGCAAGCGGTCTTCTATTGGCTTAAACTTACTAGCCGTCCCCAAGGGTTAGGctcactaactttggtggatgatttctgttccacttggAGGAGGAATATACATGACACCCTGGGTAATTGTGGCCTCTTGGAGCAATATATACTATCATTaaattatgatcaggcaaaaaagatcattacacagagggtaagagacatagaaaagcagagtgatcttagcctgattgcttccagatataattatCTCAGCTTTTCAACTTACCCGAGGCCAGCTGCGTACCTTACACATTTGCCTACACGcaggctgagaagggtcttctctcaggcccgttttaatgtcctcccttcaACTGCgttggagggcagatttcgaGGGAACCCCTTGGAGGAACGtatgtgcccatgtggagctgctgaggtggaaacattaaccCATACTTTGGTTAACTGCCCTTTCTATGATATTGCCCGTTCCATTCAGATCGCCCCCTATcgaaagaaacatttggattggtctgaggaacattttattgtttatttttaggaGATGGGCATGAAGAAGTTACCCATAGGATTGCTTGCTTTTGctcggaggcatgtaaaataaggtgtctgcaaactggtttttaaatttttccctatgttattgtattgtactgtattgctctttgctgtagtgtttatttggtcattgaccgtaaataaatgagttcaagtTCAACAACTCACGCGAGTCCCTATACAAAttgcagtataataaaacatgacccacagcCTCGATGGCCTTTGCAGCACATGGGCAGTAGCGTTCAGAACAGGAGACCTGACCATGTCTACCATGTAGAACCGCCGAGGTCAATACGTCAAAGTGGGCCAGTGCAAATGCTCTGCGGTACTTAAGCGTAATTAGGGCTTGGCAATAATCAGCTGGCTTTAGTACTAAAGGCAAATCTCCATATTTTAAGTTGTTTGGGGGCCCTACTTATCTTCCGTTGCCATTCCATATCTAATATTCTTTGGCTCGCACAAAATAAGCTGCTGAGCTTTCTTAAATAGATGCTTGTATATCCTGGCAGCCTAAACACAGTTGGAGTCACACACAAAAGTGGGGGGAAGCAATCCTTATGCCTGGGCCAGGCAAGAAAGAAGAGTGGCCATTCCAGCTGCCGCCAACAGCATGGTGGCCCAGAGGTTAGAGGCTGGCTGGCAGGGCCCACAGGCAACAGGTCCGTGGGAGAAGGGTTGAGCTCTACTGCTGTAGCAAGGATTCCACACACATCATGTGCACATAACTGCCCACACACAGCACACCATCCTGATTCAGTTATCTCCCAAAATGCCCTTGGGCAAAGCAGCACCTTTGAAATGGTTGGTTCTCTTGTTTAGCAGAGAGGGGAGCAAGTGTCCCTCATCattcatcccagcatagtgtTCATCTCAgtagctgttgctagtgtctctgttgaggggtgtgaggagaaacatcaaAGTCcgcacacagcagagtatgctctggtggtaaagaagttcagcccaagcagaggcgtaactagggaaaacggcgcccggggcaagcactgaaatggcgccccccccgcgccccccgtccccccaacatactacattatacttaggtttttcctcacaagcgcccgccgccgccaagccaggccactgactggctgccaggcaccagcaaagcaatgggggtgtgtgcgggcggcgcggaagggaccgctcatgggggagggggcactgacgcactcccttgactgctgcagcgctgctgcactgagcaggaaacatttgtattaacaattttaaaaaaaaattaaaaaaaagtttttttgtcatggcggcgccccccacgtgaccagaaaagatggcgcccggggcatgtgcccccccgccccccctatagttacgcctctgagcccAAGAGAttgattgagtgtgtgtgtgtgtgtgtgtgtgtgtgttagagagggtgtgtgtgataCACACACTGAACAtcagtgaagtgtgtgtgtgtgcgtgtacgtacacacaccacacacacacactctcccccccacccccatcaagggatggatccactctgggttccaagtcccctccctggcttctccaagatagggctgagagagattcctgcctgcaaccttgcagaagtcactaccagtctgtgtagacaatactgagctagataggccaatggtcggactaggaatatggcagcttcctatgttcctatgtgtgtgtgtatacacacaaactTCACTGAACAATGttcaacctgttctagatggggttgcactccccctgaaggaccaggtttgcagtatGATCGATTGcagctcattgatccagcattgtcactagaggcttaagtggcctctgtggcttgaagcaccttttatcagcttcagctgatatcccaactgtgaccttacctggacagagatagcttggccacagttcctctctggtaacctcttgcttagattactgcaatgcgttgtacgtggggctgcttttgaaaatggtccggaaactcCAGCTGGTGCAAAATAGGCCTACAAGATTGTTAATTGGGACCAGGCGTTTTGATAtcacgccagtgcttcatcagttgCACGGGCTCCCGgttcatttccaggcccaattcaaagtgctggttttgacctttaaagccctaaatggcttgggaccgggttacctgaaagagtgcctttccccatatgtcccaaccgcAAACCCCTGACACCCCCCTTAAAGTATGTTAAACCATACTGTTTAGTAGACAGTGGAGATAACGTCAATGCAATGGCATCTTAGGCATCAACCAACCAATTGATGCCAATTTGGCATCAACCAAATGGCATCAACCAACAACAGCCCTATatgagattttctttctttcttttatactTCAGCGGATCCAGTTCGGCCTACTTTGTATCTCGTGTTATGGAGGAGAGCATGGGTGTTGGAGCTATTCTCTCCTTCCTGCGCCTTTCACTAAAGCAGCCAGCTCAAGAGACTGAGGGGGCTGCAGCCTGCGTCGCATTGCCCTGGCAACCCTATGAACCTGAGGTGGTGAGTCCGATTGTTCAGCTTCCACAGAACTGTGCTGGCATTTGGAATCCTCCGCCTCACCCCAAGCACAGACACGACACacacattctccccccacccacccaccctgaaaAGGCACACACATACCATCTGGTACTCCAATTTCCATCTCAATAGCTTCCTCCCCTCTACCCCTCTCTCTATTCACTCCTTTCATGCTCTTCTTAGCCTCTCTTTATCCCGCATCTCTAAAAGCAGCAGCTGGTCAGCCTGAAATAAAGCCCCCTTTTCAAAATTCCCTCCTGGCTCTCTTCCCCACACTTCATTGGTGTACAGGACACCCTTGTACAAGCCACCACCCCCCTCACGTACCCCCCCCACTCCCTCAAAAAGACAAAAAGAATCTTATGGCTGTTCATTGGGCCGCTACTGTttgtgagggggaagaggagggagaaacAGGATTTGCAGACAATGTGACAGCTGTATCGGGGATGTCCTATAAATTCAAGGGAGGGATGAAGGAGGGAAATTTGAAAATATTCTCAGAGAAACAAGATGAGCCTCGAGAGAGCAGGTAGTGAAGCTTCACTGACAAGAACACGAGTGCTGAGAAGGTGCAGCTGGAGGAGGCCGCAGCTGGAACAGCCAAAACGTCTGGTCTACAAAAAGGTAAGCAAAAAACCCTCCTTTGCAGGAGAAACAGTATTTGGACCGGAAAGGGCAACCCAGATGGGTCATCTGCAGAGGTGGCCTTACTGTGAGGATGGAGTAGAAGCTGCGCAAGACGGGTACCCTTAGGAGACGTTCCTGCTGGATTGTGCCCCCTGTTCATTGCTGGGAGAGGAGGGGATGCTATTTAGATTCCCATACATCAAAATATCTTAGAACAGCTTTGGTCAACTGCTCCCCTGGTCTTTGTCTctctttccccattgttcctgcTCACCGTGAGAAGCGGCTTCCCAGTGAAGTCTTCTATTAATGCAGAAATTCCTCACCCCGACAGATCATCAAGCCACTAATGGAAAAAAAGCGACGGGATCGCATTGCCTGCTGCCTGAACCAACTGAAGACTCTGCTTATAGACAACAATAGCCAGAGTAACAAGGTAAGGACCACACTCGAGTCTCCTCTTTACCATGTAATGTCTCCCACTGGGAAGAGAGGACATCCACGGTTAACCTTCAGTCTGCATCCAACACTGCAGATTGAACTGGTTTAACAATATCTCCAATCCCAGCTGGTTTTTCACACCGGGCTTTttgctcgcatctcctccagaatgaaggtgtgcattcacatatcggtcaagtttaccccaaagtccctgcaagttatcgggaagcacttcacacaaaatGCAGGGTTTTCACTGCGCATTagggtgtagcctgatttatattcagggctttaaaaatctactttttcCATTGgatttttttgggcaactttgaacttgcagaaaAGCTTCACAGTAAACCCGCAGGGTCTGTAGTTCTGTGAGTGAGGTAAAGGATGCAGAACTGAATGCTCAGCACCAAACTATAATTCCCATGCCCGaaaagccatgacagttaaactgGTGCAGCACTTATATGGGTTTGTAGTGCAGATATCTCTTTATTGgtttcccttctccttctcctgttcTGCCAGCCAGCACCTACACGAGATGGTCTTAATATTTCCATCCTGGGAATGACTAATCCTGTTCCATAAAGGCCTGGCTACCTGTGCAGTGAAATGCAGCCCCCAGGGGACACTCCCATTTGAAGCCTGCTGGACTTCAGGACATGCTGgtcaccacctctgccttgtGAGATATGTGAGAGATGGAGGGACGTGGGGAGACTCATTtggctcctgctgcctcccaGCAACCGAATTATAGTTTGGAAGGACTGAAGGAGAATTACAGTAGAATAAATTAGCAGTATAGCTGATCTCTTTCCATTTAGCTTGCAAGTGACTATGATGTCCCTCTGTCCCTTGATCCAATTCTGAGCTTCTAACATGAACAAGTAAGCAATGATTTGATCCAATGTGGCAGTTTCCCAGCCTTACCAATGCACAGGCATTCTTTTAAAAGTTCCACCTCCTAACCCTCAGTCATCCAGAGTCACAGCTCACGCACAGGAGCTAGAAGACaagccccttgctgctgctgctgctgctgccttccttccttcgtgGAATGATTAATGTTTATACTTCCTGTGAGTAGCTGGAAGAGCCAGACAAAACAACAATGGGGAGACACTCAGAAGAGGAACCAAAAATCATAGAGAACTTCTCAAAGTGCCTAAAAAAGGATGATTCATTTTATTGAGTAGATGTTTCACTGCAACAAAGAAGTATTTTATATTAAATGTTTGTTGATAGCTCCTAATAAAGGAGGACAAACCCAAAATGTGTTGGGTCAAtaaaagaacaatttttaaaCACTTTGTGTTCTCTCATTTTTGTTAACTGGAAGATCACATCTCCTTTACTCTTGGGACATATCTGCACTAGAAACTTTGGTTTAACCTTCATGACTTTCCCAGAGAACATTGGGAACTGTCATTATTGCAAGTGTTCGAAACATTTCTCATGAGAGATCCTAAGCCTCTTCATAAAACTATTTCTCCAGGGTGCCCTAAGTTGGAAGCTATGAACACTAAAGTGGTTCATATTTATAGTGTAGCCATGCCTCCAGCTCACTGGATTGACTTTTGCCTGCAATTATCAACAGTCCTTGCTTAATATGAGCATCTCACGTTGCCATGATTCCTAAGTTTGTTCTCTTTCCTCCTGcagtatgtgcatgtgtgcgtgtatgCCTGCACACACACCGAATCAGAATCCAGCCAATCTGAactaatttatttttttctcccaTAAGCCACTTCCTAATTCTCGCATGGACAAGGCAGCTCTTCTGGAAATGACTGTGCAGAGGATCCAAGCATTGCAACTAGCAGGTATAGGTGAGAAAGGTTTTCACTGATAACAACATGAGATGCCCGTGTGGGATTTGGTTACCTGTTTTCCTAGTTCTCCTGAGAGATTTGCTCTGCTGTCACTTCTGATGTGGCCAGTATTTTCGTTTGCCTTTCCACAATCAATTTGATTTTGGATATCAGGAAGTGTAAAGAAATTTGTTTATTACAGAATGTATACACTATTTCACTCTTGAATGTTCTCAGAGTGGCTGGCAATcaaaataatcacacacacacacatatagatagatagatatatggaGACAGCACAAGTAAAAGCATTCAGACAGGAGAATGAAACCAGAATaaatgaatgttttttaaaaggcctgggaaaataagAAGGTATTTGCCAGGTACCAAAAAGACAACTTAGGCACCTAGTGAGCCTCCCTGGAGAGCACATTACAAAGGCagaaagctaccacaaaaatgACTGCCCTTCCAGTCCCCACTTGCTTCCAGTGTGGAGTAGtctcaaattcagaagtgcagataCTCTGCATGACAGCCCACCTAGCCATGTCCCATAGATATACGAACCCCCATGACTACTCCTCCACTTAGATAGAAGCaataaaggggggtggggggcaggttctGTTAcaagtcaaggatagtttcctaatcctacagagctcAAACCTAATGTGGTTATTCACCTGGAAGAGCAGTCTGGATTATCATCGGCAATATGTGGTggatactccttgtaacagaagtCAGGAAGAATGGGAATCAGTTGTAATCCAATATTCAGTTATGTAACCAACTGCTgcagcatattatttccatttagacAGCAAGGGGATTTCCCAGGAGGTAAACAATCACCAGGGCTGCATCCTTGCTTGCTTCACTCAGAAAGCAAAGATGACCAGAGAAAGGCCCCCAGCGAAGCTCACAAGGTGTGGGCAGACACATGTGAGGAAAGATGGTATCCAGgtcccaaactatttagggctgtGAAAGTAAGCACCAACACTTTGAACTGTGCTCAGAAACAGACCATCAGCCAGTGCTGCCGTTACAACCCTCTCTGGCATAATGTGTTCCCTAAAGCTACTCCTAGTAAGTGAGGAGGGCTTACAGTTGGTGCATCAGCCTCAACTGGTGACAGGTGCTATATGCTTGGGtgtccagcagtgttccctctaatttttttcatctgtgtgtggaatgagttttgttctgggcggcagtatcaaggctgtgtgtatgcatgcagagTGTGtttgcattcagagtgaggccttcttgattcaactcgagtaggatctaaaattaactgagcagacattttaaaaacctgtgagTGCATGTGCATGCCTTGTTACTTGGTGTCCAGTAACAAAGCTGGACTGATCAGCACCCCAGCTTGCAGGATTGATCCTTCAggaggagtgcaaccctatccagaacagatGAATTTTTGCTGAGGTGAAAAGGACTCCAAGTCCTGACCAAATAGCATTGCCTCTGAAGACTATGTACTTGAAGCACATTAGGCACTTTAGGGTATTTTAATAGAAATAGGTGCTTAGCACCTtgaatgttgttgactacaactcccataagcctcagccaaaggccactgcagctgaggatgctgcgAGTTctagagctgttgccagtctgtgtagacagtactgaacttgatggaccaagggtccgactccgtagaatgcagcttcctatatcccagaactggaatacaagtaactaaaggcccattcaaaagctggcctggatcacagaatggattaactaaaaaaacccacactgaCCATCTAAAGaagaatatatataaatatggACATTTAAAATTGTTGAGCTGAAAAGGCCACGGCTCAGCTACAGTTAGGTGTGTCAGGTGGCAACTCTAAGTGGGTTGTGAGTGAGTGGGAATGGGCTCAACAAAACAAGAGAGGGTTGGGGTTGCCATCCTTCCTACAGCAGGTGAAGACCATAACCCAGCTGCATTCTGAGATTTGCTTAATCTTTCGCACATTTACTTTTGCTCATTTTCAAAGGTTTAGCCTTTGAAAAGACAGAGCTTTCTCATTTAATTAATGAATCAATCCAATAAGACCAGGTCAAAATCCATCTTAATCCTGGGCAAGCTTGAGTTAGAGCCGGCCTACACAAACCTGTGCCTCACCCAGATGAATTCAACCCACCACCAGTCACGTATGATGGCCTGCCAGGTGCTGGGCAACCCCACTCCCACTCCAGTGGCAGCAGtctcaagcaggcagcaaaaagAGGAGATCTACCAAGTCTCTGGGGGGCTCTCATAGATGCCCTTTGCAAAAGCAGGCACAGAAAGTCAACTCTCCAAGTGCACACCCGTGGTTTCTCCTCCCCATCCCACTCTGTTGTGTGGTACCACCATTACTCACCTGCAGTTCAGCTTACCTGGAGAGCTCACAGCAGCAGGTGGTGGAAGGGTAGAGTTCAACAGGGCAATAGAAGGAATAGGCTAGGAGTACCTGTGGTTACCTAGTGTCCCACTGCACTGAAAGATGTACAAGTTCCCTCCAACCAACATATCTGCTCTTCACCATCCAATGCTGCTGCTGGCTCAGGAAGAAACAAATCGTTTGCccaacatggagatgctgccaattTAGATACGAGGAGGCTACAACAGCAGAAGAAATAATGCACAGCTTTTGCTCCTGTTCCATACAGATTTGCAAGTTGGGTGAATGCTTGATTTGGCTTGGTTCTTCCTTAAGATTTGTGGCAGTGCTCTTTGTATGTGTTCTTTCTCCCCCACAGTGGCAGAGGACAGGGGCTTCCACACAGGATACTCGTACTGCGCCTCTCTTGTTCAAGCCTTCCTCATCTCAGAGACACAGCGGCATCCAGAAGCTCCTAGTCAATCACATGCAGCATTCCATCCCACCTGTGAGAGCACCTCACGGGCAACACCTCCACCAGCATCTATACCAGAAAAGGTCTTCAGCTGGAGTGAAAAGTGTCTAGCTTTTCCTGACCCCAGAGGTTGTGGAAGATCTGCCCCTTCTGCCAGcctgagcagagcagggcctcaaATCTTCTGGCGACCTTGGTCCACCTGAGTTCTTCTTTACCCAGAGATAAAGAGGGTGCAGGAAGCATCCTGCATCTCCACTGGAGCTTCTAATTTATTTGGCTTTAGGAAATACTTTCATAAAATGGTGTCTGGATTTTTTGCTCCATGGAGGAAAGTATTTGTCCTCTTTTAACAGAACAATTCCCCATATCTTCTCATCATTTCTGTCCCTTAAGTAGGTTTTCCTTTACTTGTTTGTAGGCTCTGCTTCACACTGTACTTAGTGTCACTTgtgtattttaataataaatgttgggggaaatggaaaatgcTTGTAAATAAAAgttcaagattttaaaatggtgtaAGAATTTTCAATAACTACAGTGTTTGATCCTCTCCCAAGTGGGTCGCGCAACTGCCTTAATCAAAACACAAGAATGCACCTTTTTGAAGAGTGTTGCATGTAGCATTGATGCAGAGAGCAGAGGAAGCACCAATGCCTCAAACTTTCCAACTGTCCTCATTTCCAGGAAAAGATGCATACttggaaattttaattttaaatattgctCGTCTTGAGTCAGTCATAAATCATCTTACAAGCCAAAGGAGGATGTGATCTCAAATGTGCCTAGCAACTATCTGACTTGATAATTGGTGTGGTATAGCGGCCTACAAGTGAGCTCTCAGATGGGAAATCTCCAGTTAAAATCTCACCACAACTAGTCTCAGCCCTACTTCCATTCTGTGTTAGGGGGATAATAGTGACCTTTCTTACAGAGATTGAAACAAATATGTGAACTATATAAAAACTTTGAATATTGTTACTGCAATGTTCAGCTGCAAACCTCAAGCCAGCTATAGTGCCAGATAAATCACACGGGCTTAAATGGGACACCAGAGCACCCACTGTGATGTAACATTTTACATCACTCAGAACGTACTGAGAATTATTCACCAAATACACACAGGACAATGTTTCCATGTTCACTTGTTCATACATGCATTTgtggatgtgtgaactgactc
Above is a window of Hemicordylus capensis ecotype Gifberg chromosome 2, rHemCap1.1.pri, whole genome shotgun sequence DNA encoding:
- the LOC128347371 gene encoding transcription factor HES-5-like isoform X2; the encoded protein is MSLERAGSEASLTRTRVLRRCSWRRPQLEQPKRLVYKKIIKPLMEKKRRDRIACCLNQLKTLLIDNNSQSNKPLPNSRMDKAALLEMTVQRIQALQLAVAEDRGFHTGYSYCASLVQAFLISETQRHPEAPSQSHAAFHPTCESTSRATPPPASIPEKVFSWSEKCLAFPDPRGCGRSAPSASLSRAGPQIFWRPWST
- the LOC128347371 gene encoding transcription factor HES-5-like isoform X1, which encodes MSLERAGSEASLTRTRVLRRCSWRRPQLEQPKRLVYKKIIKPLMEKKRRDRIACCLNQLKTLLIDNNSQSNKPLPNSRMDKAALLEMTVQRIQALQLAGIVAEDRGFHTGYSYCASLVQAFLISETQRHPEAPSQSHAAFHPTCESTSRATPPPASIPEKVFSWSEKCLAFPDPRGCGRSAPSASLSRAGPQIFWRPWST